In Streptomyces puniciscabiei, a single genomic region encodes these proteins:
- a CDS encoding type 1 glutamine amidotransferase domain-containing protein: MRIAFLVAPQGAEQVELTEPWKAASDAGHEPVLVSTKPGKVQAFDHLDKGDTFEVDEVVGETSVNRFGALVLPGGVANPDFLRMDDKAVAFVKDFFEQGKPVAAICHAPWTLVEADVVRGRVLTSWPSLRTDIRNAGGTWVDEQVKICDHGSNQLVTSRKPDDLKAFCDAFLHVFAGEPG; this comes from the coding sequence ATGCGGATCGCGTTTTTGGTGGCACCGCAGGGCGCGGAGCAGGTCGAGCTGACCGAGCCGTGGAAGGCGGCCTCCGACGCCGGGCACGAGCCGGTGCTGGTGTCGACGAAGCCCGGGAAGGTGCAGGCGTTCGACCATCTCGACAAGGGCGACACGTTCGAGGTGGACGAGGTGGTGGGCGAGACCTCGGTGAACCGGTTCGGCGCCCTGGTGCTGCCCGGCGGGGTGGCCAATCCCGACTTCCTGCGGATGGACGACAAGGCCGTGGCGTTCGTGAAGGACTTCTTCGAGCAGGGCAAGCCGGTCGCGGCGATCTGCCACGCTCCGTGGACGCTGGTGGAGGCGGACGTCGTACGGGGCCGGGTACTGACCTCCTGGCCGAGCCTGCGGACGGACATCCGCAACGCGGGCGGCACCTGGGTGGACGAGCAGGTGAAGATCTGCGACCACGGCTCCAACCAGCTGGTGACCAGCCGCAAGCCGGACGATCTGAAGGCGTTCTGCGATGCCTTCCTGCACGTGTTCGCGGGAGAGCCGGGCTGA
- a CDS encoding DUF6158 family protein, with amino-acid sequence MTGVEPSRLDDQQLMKELETIHRTRHDTLLYGSNDALRTHNERMAQLEGEYLRRNPRRLVSAARTREGARERRCGEAATPEASGT; translated from the coding sequence ATGACCGGAGTCGAGCCCAGCCGACTGGACGACCAGCAGCTCATGAAGGAGCTGGAAACGATCCACCGCACGCGTCACGACACCCTCCTGTACGGCTCGAACGACGCGCTGCGGACCCACAACGAGCGCATGGCGCAACTGGAGGGCGAGTATCTGCGCCGCAATCCGCGCCGCCTGGTCAGCGCGGCCCGCACCCGCGAGGGTGCCCGCGAACGGCGGTGCGGCGAGGCGGCGACTCCGGAGGCGTCCGGCACCTGA
- a CDS encoding DUF2795 domain-containing protein, which produces MQRGSDRLNVHRDDEMKHELKGLLRSGHPTRVEEWHDPEPAADDDPEVWSGPVGGLGSPASLERVRSELARTLSRGSFPATARDLARTLRRHNAPTALADAVAALPHSARYQNVQQLAEALAGGA; this is translated from the coding sequence ATGCAGCGAGGCAGTGACCGGCTGAACGTCCATAGGGACGACGAGATGAAACACGAGCTGAAGGGTCTGCTGAGGTCCGGGCATCCGACGCGGGTGGAGGAGTGGCACGATCCCGAGCCGGCCGCGGACGACGACCCGGAGGTGTGGAGCGGACCCGTGGGCGGCCTGGGCTCGCCGGCGTCGCTGGAGCGGGTGCGGTCGGAGCTGGCCCGCACCCTGAGCCGCGGCTCGTTCCCGGCGACCGCCCGTGACCTGGCCAGGACGCTGCGCCGGCACAACGCGCCGACCGCGCTGGCCGACGCCGTGGCCGCGCTGCCCCACTCGGCGCGCTACCAGAACGTGCAGCAGCTGGCCGAAGCACTGGCGGGCGGCGCATGA
- a CDS encoding MBL fold metallo-hydrolase — translation MTQQTHETETHEPETHEPGSTTTTATTMATTTTSAPTTTTTTTTTATATATAPTPPTRATATPPPLAPPFPPLAEPRPLGEHRVWPRTFHDRLTAPLPGLKALARFAREGAVRPGSEGLADVPRLPCAPAPLPRVDTRTLAVTWAGHASWVVRIGGLTVLTDPVWSRRILGTPARVTPVGVPWDTLPRVDAVVISHNHYDHLDAPTLRQLPRDTPVFVPAGLGRWFRRRRFTCVTELDWWEGAELSDVRFDFVPAHHWSKRTLTDTCHSLWGGWILTDTDGQRLYFAGDTGYGHWFSRIGRRYPGIDLALMPIGAYDPRWWLSDVHCDPEEAVQATLDLGARRMAPMHWGTFILSAEPVLEPLTRVRAAWEKAGLEREDLWDLPIGASMVLD, via the coding sequence ATGACGCAGCAGACGCACGAGACCGAGACGCACGAGCCCGAGACGCATGAGCCCGGATCGACCACGACGACCGCGACGACCATGGCGACCACGACTACGTCCGCGCCGACCACCACCACGACCACGACCACGACCGCAACGGCAACGGCGACCGCACCGACCCCACCGACTCGCGCCACCGCCACGCCACCCCCCCTGGCACCCCCGTTCCCGCCGCTGGCCGAACCCCGTCCCCTCGGCGAACACCGTGTGTGGCCACGGACCTTCCACGACCGGCTCACCGCCCCCCTGCCCGGCCTCAAGGCCCTCGCCCGCTTCGCCCGCGAAGGGGCCGTGCGCCCCGGTTCCGAAGGCCTCGCGGACGTCCCCCGGCTCCCCTGCGCTCCCGCCCCGCTGCCCCGCGTCGACACCCGCACCCTCGCCGTCACCTGGGCCGGACACGCGAGCTGGGTCGTGCGGATCGGCGGCCTGACCGTGCTCACCGACCCCGTCTGGTCCCGCCGCATCCTCGGCACCCCGGCCCGCGTCACCCCGGTCGGCGTTCCCTGGGACACCCTGCCCCGCGTCGACGCCGTCGTCATCAGCCACAACCACTACGACCACCTCGACGCCCCCACCCTGCGCCAACTCCCGCGGGACACCCCGGTGTTCGTACCGGCCGGCCTCGGCCGCTGGTTCCGTCGGCGCCGCTTCACCTGCGTCACCGAGCTGGACTGGTGGGAGGGTGCCGAACTGTCCGACGTCCGCTTCGACTTCGTCCCCGCCCACCACTGGTCCAAGCGCACCCTCACCGACACCTGTCACAGCCTGTGGGGCGGCTGGATCCTCACCGACACAGACGGACAGCGCCTCTACTTCGCCGGCGACACCGGCTACGGCCACTGGTTCTCCCGCATCGGCCGCCGCTACCCCGGCATCGATCTCGCCCTCATGCCCATCGGCGCCTACGACCCCCGCTGGTGGCTCAGCGACGTCCACTGCGACCCGGAGGAGGCCGTACAGGCCACCCTGGACCTGGGCGCGCGCCGCATGGCCCCCATGCACTGGGGCACCTTCATCCTCTCGGCGGAGCCGGTCCTGGAACCGCTCACCAGGGTGCGGGCGGCGTGGGAGAAGGCGGGACTGGAGCGAGAAGACCTGTGGGACCTGCCGATCGGCGCTTCCATGGTGCTCGACTGA
- a CDS encoding MBL fold metallo-hydrolase encodes MPVEITWWGHATCTVSDANTRVLTDPLFARRLAHLRRRRGAVPPAEARRADVVLVSHLHADHLHLPSLAELAPGTRLLVPQGAPRAVPGLRRLRRLRIMEVAPGDAVRIGELLVRVVPALHDGRRLPVGPHRSPALGYVVEGEARTYFAGDTGLFDAMAERVGPVDMALLPVGGWGPYLGAGHLDAGRAARALARLAPRAAVPVHYGTYWPIGMDAVRPHEFHAPGDEFVRLAAVAAPDVAVHRLGHGESVRLEVAR; translated from the coding sequence GTGCCGGTGGAGATCACCTGGTGGGGTCACGCCACCTGCACGGTGAGCGATGCGAACACACGGGTGCTCACCGATCCCCTGTTCGCCCGCCGGCTGGCGCATCTGCGGCGGCGCCGGGGTGCCGTACCGCCGGCCGAGGCCCGCCGCGCGGACGTGGTGCTGGTCTCGCATCTGCACGCCGACCATCTGCATCTGCCCTCGCTTGCGGAGCTCGCCCCCGGCACGCGCCTGCTCGTGCCCCAAGGCGCACCACGGGCCGTGCCCGGTCTGCGCCGCCTGCGCCGGCTGCGGATCATGGAGGTGGCGCCCGGGGACGCGGTGCGGATCGGTGAACTGCTGGTGCGGGTGGTTCCGGCACTGCACGACGGGCGGCGGCTGCCGGTGGGCCCGCACCGCTCACCCGCGCTCGGCTATGTCGTGGAGGGCGAGGCGCGGACGTACTTCGCCGGGGACACCGGGCTGTTCGACGCGATGGCCGAGCGGGTCGGGCCGGTGGACATGGCGCTGCTGCCGGTGGGCGGCTGGGGGCCGTATCTCGGCGCGGGCCATCTGGACGCGGGACGGGCGGCGCGGGCGCTGGCCCGGCTGGCGCCGCGGGCTGCGGTGCCGGTGCACTACGGGACGTACTGGCCGATCGGGATGGACGCGGTGCGCCCGCACGAGTTCCATGCGCCGGGGGACGAGTTCGTGCGGCTGGCGGCCGTGGCGGCACCGGATGTGGCGGTGCACAGGCTGGGCCACGGCGAGAGCGTGCGGCTGGAGGTCGCGCGGTGA
- a CDS encoding thiamine pyrophosphate-requiring protein translates to MSTKVADHILERLRAWGVEQVFGYPGDGINGLLAAWGRAEDRPRFIQSRHEEMSAFEAVGYAKFSGRIGVCAATSGPGAIHLLNGLYDAKLDHVPVLAIVGQTNRTAMGGSYQQEVDLHTLYKDVASDFVETVTVPEQLPNVLDRAIRTAYARRCPTALIIPGDVQELDYSAPTHEFKMVPSSMGMSEYTMTPTDEALRRAADVLNAGDKVAILVGQGAAGAVAEVQEIAELLGAGVAKALLGKDVLSDELPYVTGPIGLLGSRPSYELMRDCDTLLTIGSSFPYTQFMPDFGKARGVQIDIDAHMIGMRYPYEVNLVGDARATLRRLVPLLKSDRGREWYDTVCANVRRWHETMERRAHLSADPINPEYVARALDPLLPENAILTSDSGSVANWYARHITMRPGMRGSLSGTLATMGPGVPYAIGAKFAHPDRPVFALVGDGAMQMNGLAEMITAAKYRDRWSDPRLVVGVWNNQDLNQVTWEMRAMEGAPSFLPSQEIPDVQYAAFARSLGLTGVRVEKPEDVEAGWRAALEADGPSVIEFLTDPAVPPIPPHATWEQMEATAASILKGDADRRSMVKQGLKAKVQEFLPGRDKS, encoded by the coding sequence ATGAGTACCAAGGTCGCCGACCACATCCTCGAGCGCCTGCGCGCTTGGGGCGTGGAACAGGTCTTCGGCTATCCGGGCGACGGCATCAACGGGCTGCTCGCCGCATGGGGCCGGGCCGAGGACAGGCCGCGGTTCATCCAGTCCCGGCACGAGGAGATGTCCGCGTTCGAGGCGGTCGGGTACGCCAAGTTCAGCGGCCGTATCGGGGTGTGCGCGGCGACGTCGGGGCCGGGCGCCATCCATCTGCTCAACGGCCTGTACGACGCCAAGCTCGACCACGTGCCGGTGCTGGCGATCGTCGGCCAGACCAACCGGACCGCGATGGGCGGCTCCTACCAGCAGGAAGTCGATCTGCACACGCTCTACAAGGACGTCGCCTCGGACTTCGTGGAGACGGTGACGGTGCCCGAGCAGCTGCCGAACGTGCTGGACCGTGCGATCCGCACCGCCTACGCCCGGCGCTGCCCGACCGCCCTGATCATCCCCGGTGACGTGCAGGAGCTCGACTACTCGGCGCCGACGCACGAGTTCAAGATGGTGCCCTCCAGCATGGGCATGAGCGAGTACACCATGACCCCGACGGACGAGGCGCTGCGCCGCGCGGCGGACGTGCTGAACGCGGGCGACAAGGTCGCGATCCTCGTGGGCCAGGGCGCGGCCGGCGCGGTCGCGGAGGTGCAGGAGATCGCCGAGCTGCTCGGCGCGGGCGTCGCGAAGGCGCTGCTCGGCAAGGACGTGCTGAGCGACGAACTGCCCTACGTCACCGGGCCGATCGGGCTGCTGGGCAGCCGGCCGTCGTACGAGCTGATGCGGGACTGCGACACCCTGCTGACGATCGGGTCGTCGTTCCCGTACACGCAGTTCATGCCGGACTTCGGCAAGGCGCGCGGGGTGCAGATCGACATCGACGCGCACATGATCGGGATGCGCTACCCGTACGAGGTGAACCTGGTCGGAGACGCCCGGGCGACGCTGCGGCGGCTGGTTCCGCTGCTGAAGAGCGACCGCGGGCGCGAGTGGTACGACACGGTGTGCGCGAACGTGCGGCGCTGGCACGAGACGATGGAGCGGCGGGCCCACCTGTCGGCGGACCCGATCAACCCGGAGTACGTCGCCCGGGCGCTGGATCCACTGCTGCCGGAGAACGCGATCCTGACCTCCGACTCCGGGTCGGTCGCCAACTGGTACGCGCGGCACATCACGATGCGGCCGGGCATGCGCGGTTCGCTGTCCGGGACGCTGGCGACGATGGGGCCGGGTGTGCCGTACGCGATCGGCGCGAAGTTCGCGCATCCGGACCGGCCGGTGTTCGCGCTGGTCGGTGATGGCGCGATGCAGATGAACGGCCTGGCGGAGATGATCACGGCGGCGAAGTACCGGGACCGCTGGTCGGATCCGCGGCTGGTGGTGGGCGTGTGGAACAACCAGGACCTGAACCAGGTGACCTGGGAGATGCGCGCCATGGAAGGTGCGCCGTCCTTCCTGCCCTCGCAGGAGATCCCGGACGTGCAGTACGCGGCGTTCGCCCGCTCGCTGGGGCTGACCGGCGTCCGGGTGGAGAAGCCGGAGGACGTGGAGGCGGGCTGGCGTGCGGCTCTGGAGGCCGACGGGCCGAGCGTGATCGAGTTCCTCACCGATCCCGCCGTACCGCCGATCCCGCCGCACGCGACCTGGGAGCAGATGGAGGCGACGGCGGCGTCGATCCTGAAGGGGGACGCCGACCGGCGATCGATGGTCAAGCAGGGCCTGAAGGCGAAGGTGCAGGAGTTCCTGCCGGGCAGGGACAAGAGCTAA
- a CDS encoding aminotransferase class I/II-fold pyridoxal phosphate-dependent enzyme: MRRTDPEGHGPVRYGPPLPGDGLPVLPELTAVLAAAASRGDAQPVGGAPALLEAACGYWTRRGLPTVPDQVAAGPGAPALLLALTAALASDGGDVLVPRPCAAWWAPYARVLGRPAYHVPTPAESGGVPDPYAFLETVRRVRAEGGDPRLLVLSVADDPTATVAPPELLHETVEAATAEGLHLVSDETWRDTLHHPHDTVLLSPAEMLPERVTVVTDLAGSLLPPGWPAAVARFPATEPGQHLHARVLDILTGLGARIAAPVAAAAGYALDEPPPVTERREAAVRLHARVAAAAHAAVVAAGALARPPQAGRHLYADLGPLREPLAEQGVGDAQELEDLLTARLGMPAPGGHRFGDDLAALRVRLATGPLLGGTDEERAECLTSPVPLELPHVQRALISLTSVLDDLRDDAQRWEPPR; the protein is encoded by the coding sequence ATGCGGCGGACGGACCCCGAGGGCCACGGCCCCGTCCGCTACGGCCCGCCGCTGCCGGGCGACGGACTGCCCGTACTCCCGGAGCTCACCGCCGTACTCGCTGCGGCGGCGAGCCGCGGCGACGCCCAGCCCGTCGGAGGCGCCCCCGCCCTCCTCGAAGCGGCCTGCGGCTACTGGACCCGGCGCGGACTGCCCACCGTCCCCGACCAGGTGGCGGCCGGCCCCGGCGCCCCCGCGCTGCTCCTCGCCCTCACCGCCGCGCTCGCCTCGGACGGCGGCGACGTCCTCGTACCGCGCCCCTGCGCCGCCTGGTGGGCGCCGTACGCCCGGGTCCTCGGCCGGCCCGCCTACCATGTGCCCACCCCCGCCGAGAGCGGCGGTGTGCCCGACCCCTACGCCTTTCTGGAGACCGTCCGCCGGGTCAGGGCCGAGGGCGGTGACCCACGGCTGCTCGTGCTGTCCGTCGCCGACGACCCGACCGCCACCGTCGCCCCGCCGGAACTGCTGCACGAGACCGTCGAGGCCGCCACCGCCGAGGGACTGCACCTGGTCAGCGACGAGACCTGGCGCGACACCCTGCACCATCCCCACGACACCGTGCTGCTCAGCCCCGCCGAGATGCTGCCCGAACGGGTCACCGTCGTCACCGACCTCGCCGGATCGCTGCTGCCGCCCGGCTGGCCCGCCGCCGTCGCCCGGTTTCCCGCGACCGAACCCGGACAGCACCTCCACGCGCGCGTGCTCGACATCCTCACCGGGCTCGGCGCGCGCATCGCCGCACCCGTCGCCGCCGCGGCCGGATACGCCCTCGACGAACCCCCGCCCGTCACCGAGCGCCGCGAGGCCGCCGTACGGCTGCACGCGCGCGTGGCCGCCGCCGCGCACGCCGCCGTCGTCGCCGCCGGCGCGCTCGCCCGACCCCCGCAGGCCGGCCGCCACCTGTACGCCGACCTCGGCCCACTGCGCGAACCGCTCGCCGAACAAGGCGTCGGCGACGCACAGGAGTTGGAGGACCTCCTCACCGCCCGGCTCGGCATGCCCGCGCCCGGCGGCCACCGTTTCGGCGACGACCTCGCAGCGCTGCGCGTACGCCTCGCCACGGGCCCCCTGCTGGGCGGCACCGACGAGGAACGCGCGGAATGCCTCACCTCACCCGTGCCGTTGGAACTGCCACATGTGCAACGCGCGTTGATCTCCTTGACGTCGGTCCTCGACGATCTCCGCGACGACGCTCAGCGATGGGAGCCTCCTCGATGA
- a CDS encoding ABC-F family ATP-binding cassette domain-containing protein — MGHLEAAHLEYHLPDGRTLLGDVSFRVGEGAAVALVGPNGAGKTTLLRLISGELKPHGGTVTVSGGLGVMRQFVGSVRDETTVRDLLVSVAPPRIREAAKAVDEAEHALMTVDDEAAQLAYAQALADWAEARGYEAETLWDMCTTAALGMPYERAQWRQVRTLSGGEQKRLVLEALLRGTDEVLLLDEPDNYLDVPGKRWLEQQLQETPKTVLFVSHDRELLARAAEKIVSVEPGPAGADAWVHGGGFATYHEARRERFARFEELRRRWDEKHAQLKKLVLNLRQAASVSHELASRYAAAQTRLRKFEEAGPPPEPPREQDITMRLKGGRTGVRAVTCEGLELSGLMRPFDLEVFYGERVAVLGSNGSGKSHFLRLLAGEDVAHTGKWKLGARVVPGHFAQTHAHPELAGRTLLDILWKEHSQDRGAAMSRLRRYELTLQAEQTFDRLSGGQQARFQILLLELAGATALLLDEPTDNLDLESAEALQEGLEAFDGTVLAVTHDRWFARSFDRYLVFGADGRVRETAEPVWDERRVERAR, encoded by the coding sequence ATGGGACATCTGGAAGCCGCGCACCTCGAGTACCACCTCCCCGACGGGAGGACGCTGCTCGGAGACGTGTCCTTCCGGGTCGGGGAAGGCGCCGCCGTCGCCCTGGTCGGCCCGAACGGCGCCGGCAAGACGACGCTGCTCCGGCTGATCTCCGGGGAGCTGAAGCCGCACGGCGGCACCGTCACCGTCAGCGGCGGCCTCGGCGTGATGCGCCAGTTCGTGGGCTCCGTACGGGACGAGACGACCGTACGGGACCTCCTCGTCTCCGTCGCCCCGCCCCGCATCCGCGAGGCGGCCAAGGCGGTCGACGAGGCCGAGCACGCCCTCATGACCGTCGACGACGAGGCCGCCCAGCTGGCCTACGCGCAGGCCCTCGCCGACTGGGCCGAGGCACGCGGCTACGAGGCCGAGACCCTGTGGGACATGTGCACCACCGCGGCCCTCGGCATGCCCTACGAGCGCGCCCAGTGGCGCCAGGTGCGCACCCTCTCCGGCGGCGAGCAGAAACGCCTCGTGCTGGAGGCGCTGCTGCGCGGCACCGACGAGGTCCTGCTGCTGGACGAGCCGGACAACTACCTCGACGTGCCCGGCAAACGATGGCTCGAGCAGCAGCTCCAGGAGACCCCCAAGACGGTCCTGTTCGTCTCCCACGACCGTGAACTCCTCGCCCGCGCCGCCGAGAAGATCGTCTCCGTGGAGCCCGGCCCGGCCGGTGCCGACGCCTGGGTGCACGGCGGCGGCTTCGCCACTTACCACGAGGCCCGCCGTGAACGCTTCGCCCGCTTCGAGGAGTTGCGACGCCGCTGGGACGAGAAGCACGCCCAGCTGAAGAAGCTGGTGCTGAACCTCCGTCAGGCCGCCTCCGTCAGCCACGAGTTGGCCTCCCGGTACGCCGCCGCCCAGACCCGGCTGCGCAAGTTCGAGGAGGCCGGCCCCCCGCCGGAGCCGCCGCGCGAGCAGGACATCACCATGCGCCTGAAGGGCGGCCGCACCGGCGTACGGGCCGTCACCTGCGAGGGACTCGAACTGTCCGGCCTGATGCGGCCGTTCGACCTGGAGGTCTTCTACGGCGAACGGGTCGCCGTCCTCGGCTCCAACGGCTCCGGCAAGTCCCACTTCCTGCGCCTGCTGGCCGGCGAGGACGTCGCGCACACGGGGAAGTGGAAACTCGGCGCACGCGTCGTCCCGGGCCACTTCGCACAGACCCACGCCCACCCCGAGCTGGCGGGCCGTACCCTCCTCGACATCCTGTGGAAGGAGCACTCCCAGGATCGCGGCGCCGCCATGTCCCGGCTGCGCCGCTACGAGCTGACCCTGCAGGCCGAGCAGACCTTCGACCGGCTCTCCGGCGGCCAGCAGGCCCGCTTCCAGATCCTGCTGCTGGAGCTGGCGGGCGCGACCGCGCTGCTGCTGGACGAGCCGACCGACAACCTCGACCTGGAGTCGGCCGAGGCCCTGCAGGAGGGTCTGGAGGCCTTCGACGGCACGGTCCTCGCCGTCACGCACGACCGCTGGTTCGCCCGCTCCTTCGACCGCTACCTGGTCTTCGGCGCCGACGGCCGCGTGCGTGAGACGGCGGAACCGGTGTGGGACGAACGCCGAGTGGAGCGCGCCCGCTAG
- a CDS encoding histidine phosphatase family protein, which translates to MRLLLVRHGETPSNVHHLLDTAVPGPALTELGEAQAAALPEALAGEVIEAVYASPLLRARLTAAPLAAARGLEVIVRDGIREVSAGDLEMLPGESAEGREYMRTIFAWAAGDTAPRIPGGESGEEALARYDAVIAEAAASGAGTVAMVSHGAAIRLWAAARAHNVDVPFAAARPLGNTGVIALEGSPSDGWKAVSWEGTTVEPAGEAGPTGERVDTAR; encoded by the coding sequence ATGCGCCTGCTCCTCGTCCGCCACGGCGAAACCCCGTCCAACGTGCACCATCTGCTGGACACCGCCGTGCCGGGCCCTGCGCTGACCGAGCTGGGCGAGGCACAGGCCGCCGCACTGCCCGAGGCGCTCGCCGGCGAGGTCATCGAGGCCGTGTACGCCTCGCCCCTGCTGCGCGCCCGGCTCACCGCCGCCCCGCTGGCCGCCGCCCGGGGCCTCGAGGTCATCGTCCGGGACGGAATCCGCGAGGTGTCCGCCGGCGACCTGGAGATGCTGCCCGGCGAGTCCGCCGAGGGCCGGGAGTACATGCGCACGATCTTCGCCTGGGCGGCCGGCGACACCGCGCCGCGCATCCCCGGCGGAGAGAGCGGCGAGGAGGCCCTGGCCCGGTACGACGCCGTGATCGCCGAGGCCGCCGCGAGCGGCGCCGGCACGGTCGCCATGGTCAGCCACGGCGCCGCGATCCGCCTGTGGGCCGCCGCCCGCGCCCACAACGTCGACGTCCCCTTCGCCGCCGCCCGCCCCCTGGGCAACACCGGCGTGATCGCCCTGGAGGGCTCCCCCTCCGACGGCTGGAAGGCCGTGTCCTGGGAGGGGACCACGGTGGAACCGGCGGGAGAGGCCGGTCCGACGGGGGAGCGGGTGGATACGGCGCGGTAG
- a CDS encoding DedA family protein, which translates to MTWLADASRAVTTESTQQAVGYPSLFLLVLIGALVPVVPTGALVSSAAVVALHQTAPSSPALVFVTASLAAFLGDAALYSLGRRGMRSRNGSRWLEAIRSRAPEERLAQARGKLGEHGVAVLVLSRLVPAGRIPVMLACLMAEWPPRRFARGNLPACLAWAATYQVIGILGGSLFEQPWEGVVVAVALTVVISAMPSVVRRFR; encoded by the coding sequence GTGACCTGGCTCGCCGATGCCTCGAGAGCCGTGACGACCGAGTCCACGCAGCAGGCGGTGGGCTATCCGTCGTTGTTCCTGCTGGTGCTGATCGGGGCGCTGGTGCCGGTGGTGCCGACCGGGGCGCTGGTGAGTTCGGCGGCGGTCGTGGCGCTTCATCAGACGGCGCCGTCCTCGCCGGCCCTGGTGTTCGTGACGGCGTCGCTGGCGGCGTTCCTGGGGGATGCGGCGCTGTACTCGCTGGGGCGGCGCGGGATGCGGTCACGGAACGGGTCGCGGTGGCTGGAGGCGATCCGGAGCCGGGCGCCGGAGGAACGGCTCGCGCAGGCGCGGGGGAAGTTGGGCGAGCACGGGGTCGCGGTACTGGTCCTGTCCCGGCTGGTGCCTGCCGGTCGCATACCGGTGATGTTGGCTTGTCTGATGGCGGAGTGGCCGCCCAGGCGGTTCGCTCGGGGGAATCTGCCTGCGTGTCTGGCCTGGGCGGCCACGTACCAAGTCATCGGGATCTTGGGGGGGTCGTTGTTCGAACAGCCGTGGGAGGGGGTTGTGGTCGCGGTCGCGCTGACCGTGGTGATCAGCGCGATGCCGAGTGTGGTGCGGCGGTTCCGGTAG
- a CDS encoding Vms1/Ankzf1 family peptidyl-tRNA hydrolase, protein MLLSFLNPLYEHPGSWASAYVDTSIHTEDQQQRRHLSAEAVTRELARQGADEPTCRAVHDALEGLRHAPEPYGRAVFARDGEVVLEVPLTRGPQDGEAYWGALPRVTPLLDLAGEDPLSLVAYIDRTGARIELRSALLHEEAGQVTGRQWPVHRSKASDWSERHFQLKVEDTWEHNAREVAEALAACQEETGADLLILCGDDRERRSVHEQLPKALQDRVMETSRGKDSNLLPQEVEELRAEHVRQRILAEVDRFRAARTPDQERRAAAVEGVPQLIEAAREHRLAELLIRPDAPDTHREVWIGEDPDQLAARRDELKDIGEHQAWPARADDALVRAAVVTDAPVVSLTPVLRETGEEIAPEGMGALLRWR, encoded by the coding sequence ATGCTGCTCTCGTTCCTGAACCCACTGTACGAACATCCGGGGTCCTGGGCCTCCGCATACGTGGACACCTCGATCCACACGGAGGACCAGCAGCAACGCCGTCATCTGAGCGCGGAGGCGGTCACCCGGGAGCTGGCCCGGCAGGGGGCGGACGAGCCCACCTGCCGTGCGGTGCACGATGCACTGGAGGGCCTGCGGCACGCGCCGGAACCGTACGGCCGGGCGGTGTTCGCCCGGGACGGCGAGGTGGTCCTGGAGGTGCCGCTGACGCGGGGGCCGCAGGACGGCGAGGCGTACTGGGGCGCGCTGCCCCGGGTGACACCGCTGCTGGACCTCGCCGGTGAGGACCCGCTGTCGCTGGTGGCCTACATCGACCGGACCGGAGCCCGCATCGAGCTGCGCAGCGCGCTGCTGCACGAGGAGGCCGGGCAGGTGACGGGCCGGCAGTGGCCGGTGCACAGGTCGAAGGCCTCCGACTGGTCCGAGCGGCACTTCCAGCTGAAGGTGGAGGACACCTGGGAGCACAACGCGCGCGAGGTCGCCGAGGCGCTCGCCGCGTGCCAGGAGGAGACCGGCGCCGACCTGCTGATCCTGTGCGGCGACGACCGGGAGCGCAGGTCGGTGCACGAGCAGCTGCCGAAGGCGCTGCAGGACCGTGTGATGGAGACGTCGCGCGGCAAGGACAGCAACCTGCTGCCGCAGGAAGTGGAGGAGCTGCGCGCCGAGCACGTACGGCAGCGGATCCTGGCGGAGGTGGACCGGTTCCGGGCGGCGCGCACGCCGGACCAGGAGCGTCGGGCCGCGGCCGTCGAAGGGGTGCCGCAGCTGATCGAGGCGGCGCGCGAGCACCGGCTCGCCGAGCTGCTGATCCGCCCCGACGCGCCCGACACGCACCGCGAGGTGTGGATCGGCGAGGACCCGGACCAGCTGGCGGCGCGCCGCGACGAGCTGAAGGACATCGGCGAACACCAGGCCTGGCCCGCCCGCGCCGACGACGCCCTGGTGCGGGCAGCCGTGGTCACCGACGCGCCGGTGGTGTCGCTGACGCCGGTGCTCCGGGAGACGGGCGAGGAGATCGCGCCGGAAGGCATGGGGGCACTGCTGCGCTGGAGGTGA